In Neorhizobium galegae, the following proteins share a genomic window:
- a CDS encoding SDR family NAD(P)-dependent oxidoreductase, producing the protein MADISVRHADLADRGVLITGGGSGIGAALVEGFAAQGAKVAFIDIADEPSLELVERLSETARHPVLYLKADLRNVAETKASVDRAAQELGSLSVLVNNAGWDDRHEFETVTEEYWDNAQAINIKQMFFVSQAAVPHLREAGGGAIVNFSSIAYLLNMGGLPAYATAKAGIIGLTKSLAGKLGPENIRVNAILPGMIVTERQKKLWLNDDSITAMVARQSLKRVLMAEDLVGPSLFLASNASAAMTAQTIIVDGGAL; encoded by the coding sequence TTGGCCGATATTTCTGTACGGCATGCGGACCTTGCCGATCGCGGCGTGCTGATCACCGGTGGCGGTTCCGGCATCGGCGCCGCCTTGGTGGAAGGTTTTGCGGCACAGGGTGCCAAGGTCGCCTTCATCGATATTGCGGACGAGCCGAGCCTCGAACTGGTGGAACGTCTCTCCGAGACCGCCCGGCATCCGGTCCTCTACCTGAAAGCCGATCTGCGCAACGTCGCGGAGACGAAAGCCTCCGTCGACAGGGCCGCGCAAGAACTCGGGTCGCTGTCGGTGCTGGTCAACAATGCCGGCTGGGACGACCGCCACGAATTCGAGACGGTGACCGAGGAATACTGGGACAACGCCCAGGCGATCAACATCAAGCAGATGTTCTTCGTCTCCCAGGCGGCGGTCCCGCACCTGCGCGAGGCCGGCGGCGGCGCGATCGTCAATTTCTCCTCGATCGCCTATCTGCTCAACATGGGCGGGCTGCCCGCCTATGCGACAGCCAAGGCCGGGATCATCGGCCTGACGAAGAGCCTCGCCGGAAAGCTCGGGCCGGAAAACATCCGCGTCAACGCCATCCTGCCGGGCATGATCGTCACCGAACGGCAGAAGAAACTCTGGCTGAATGACGACAGCATCACGGCGATGGTCGCGCGCCAGTCCTTGAAGCGGGTGCTGATGGCTGAGGACCTGGTTGGCCCCAGCCTGTTCCTTGCCTCGAATGCATCCGCGGCCATGACGGCCCAGACAATCATTGTCGACGGCGGTGCCCTCTAG
- a CDS encoding APC family permease, with protein sequence MKKPVTELGEQKTELHRVMGPGLLLLFIVGDILGTGIYALTGQVAARVGGVVWLPFLIAFVVALLTAFSYLELVTKYPRAAGAALYTHKAFGIHFVTFLVAFAVMSSGITSAATASRAFASNFATSLSLDLGTWGVPLIAVGFIALVAAINFRGVGESVKMNVVLTVVELTGLLIIIGIGFWAIAGGQGDVSRAWTFAAPDNGGVFWPVIAATTLAFFAMVGFEDSVNMAEECKEPSRMFPKVLLTGLAVTGLIYVLVAISAITLVPANELGQGETPLLKVVQAGAPGFPIGIFAVITMFAVANSALINMMMASRLIYGMSREGVLPQVLGKVHSGRRTPYIAIGFTSLLAVGLILFAGGVPALGGTTALLLLCVFAIANVAVLVLRKDTVEHKHFRTPTILPVLGAISCAFLAGPWTGRDPVQYLIAACLLGLGVVLWLATIGIMRASTQPA encoded by the coding sequence ATGAAAAAGCCGGTCACTGAATTGGGCGAACAGAAAACGGAACTCCACCGTGTCATGGGACCCGGATTGCTGCTGCTGTTCATCGTCGGGGATATTCTCGGGACGGGCATCTATGCCCTGACAGGCCAGGTGGCCGCGCGGGTCGGAGGGGTGGTCTGGCTGCCCTTTCTGATCGCCTTCGTCGTCGCCCTCCTCACCGCTTTCAGCTATCTCGAACTGGTTACCAAATATCCGCGCGCTGCCGGCGCCGCCCTTTATACCCACAAGGCCTTCGGCATCCACTTCGTCACGTTCCTCGTCGCCTTTGCGGTGATGTCGTCGGGCATCACCTCGGCGGCGACCGCATCGCGCGCCTTCGCCTCCAACTTCGCGACCTCGCTCAGCCTCGATCTCGGCACTTGGGGCGTACCGCTGATCGCGGTCGGTTTCATCGCTCTGGTTGCCGCCATCAATTTTCGGGGCGTCGGGGAAAGCGTCAAGATGAACGTGGTTCTCACCGTCGTGGAACTCACCGGCCTGCTGATCATCATCGGCATCGGCTTCTGGGCGATCGCCGGCGGCCAGGGCGACGTTTCCCGCGCCTGGACCTTTGCGGCGCCCGACAATGGCGGCGTCTTCTGGCCAGTCATCGCAGCAACCACCCTCGCCTTCTTCGCAATGGTCGGCTTCGAGGACTCGGTCAACATGGCCGAGGAATGCAAGGAGCCGAGCCGGATGTTCCCGAAGGTGCTGCTGACCGGTCTGGCGGTAACGGGCCTGATCTACGTCCTGGTGGCGATCTCGGCGATCACGCTGGTACCGGCCAATGAACTCGGCCAGGGCGAAACCCCGCTGCTGAAGGTCGTGCAGGCCGGCGCACCGGGCTTTCCGATCGGCATCTTCGCGGTCATCACCATGTTCGCGGTGGCCAATTCCGCGCTCATCAACATGATGATGGCGAGCCGCCTGATCTATGGCATGAGCCGCGAGGGGGTTCTGCCGCAGGTGCTTGGCAAGGTCCATTCGGGCCGCCGCACGCCCTATATCGCGATCGGCTTCACGTCGCTGCTTGCGGTCGGCCTGATCCTGTTTGCCGGGGGCGTCCCGGCGCTCGGCGGCACCACGGCGCTGCTGCTTCTCTGCGTCTTTGCGATCGCCAACGTCGCAGTGCTGGTCCTGCGCAAGGACACGGTCGAGCACAAGCATTTCCGCACGCCGACCATCCTGCCGGTACTCGGTGCGATCTCCTGTGCCTTCCTCGCCGGCCCCTGGACCGGCCGCGATCCGGTCCAGTATCTGATCGCCGCCTGCCTGCTCGGCCTCGGCGTCGTGCTTTGGCTCGCAACCATCGGCATCATGCGGGCGTCGACCCAGCCTGCTTGA
- a CDS encoding class I SAM-dependent methyltransferase: protein MTADAAFSDFLHFFRSWISNPLRVAAVAPSGDSLARLMTQEIAPLDGPVIELGPGTGVFTRALLARGVAQSDLTLIEYGPEFVPGLQRRFPEARVLQMDAAKLAHEDIFEGEPVGAVISGLPLLSMSPRKITAILGGAFTYIRPGGSFYQFTYGPRCPVPRPILDRLGLKAVHIGHTVRNLPPAAVYRISRRKPLDLTRERSRPRAEAEAGSVHNADETGG from the coding sequence ATGACAGCAGATGCCGCATTCTCCGATTTCCTGCATTTTTTCCGTTCCTGGATCAGCAATCCATTGCGGGTTGCGGCGGTGGCGCCTTCGGGGGATTCGCTCGCGCGGCTGATGACCCAGGAGATCGCTCCCCTCGACGGTCCGGTCATCGAACTCGGTCCGGGCACCGGCGTGTTCACCCGTGCGCTGCTTGCGCGCGGCGTTGCCCAATCCGACCTTACCCTGATCGAATACGGTCCGGAATTCGTTCCCGGCCTGCAGCGGCGGTTTCCGGAAGCGCGGGTTCTGCAGATGGACGCGGCAAAGCTCGCCCATGAAGATATTTTCGAGGGCGAACCGGTGGGCGCAGTCATCAGCGGCCTGCCGCTGCTCTCCATGTCTCCGCGCAAGATTACCGCGATCCTCGGCGGCGCCTTTACCTATATTCGTCCGGGCGGTTCCTTCTATCAGTTCACCTACGGCCCGCGCTGCCCGGTGCCGCGGCCGATCCTCGACCGGCTGGGCCTGAAGGCCGTGCATATCGGCCACACCGTGCGCAACCTGCCACCGGCTGCCGTCTACCGGATTTCCCGCCGCAAACCGTTGGACCTGACGCGGGAGCGTTCCAGACCTCGTGCCGAGGCAGAAGCCGGTTCGGTCCACAATGCCGACGAAACGGGTGGCTGA
- a CDS encoding efflux RND transporter permease subunit, with translation MNISRFFIDRPVFAAVLSILIVVAGLIGMRSLPISEYPNVVPPSIVVRAVYPGANPTVIAETVATPLEEQVNGVEDMLYMSSQATSDGVLTLTVTFKLGTDPDKAQQLVQNRVSQAEPRLPAEVRALGVTTVKSSPDFIMVVNLVSDTDRYDITYLRNYATLNVKDRLTRIQGVGQVQVFGAGDYSMRVWIDPQKAAEHSLAASDISNAIRSQNVQAAAGIIGASPSRPGVDLQLNVNAQGRLRTPEEFGNIIVKSGENGEITRLRDVARIELGAADYTLRSLLDGQPAVAVAVLQAPGSNAIEIADNVRATMDELQKVMPEGVKYEIVYDTTKFVRASIEKVIETLLEAIALVVIVVILFLQTWRASIIPLIAVPVSIIGTFAVMYAFGFSINALTLFGLVLAIGIVVDDAIVVVENVERNIENGLSPRDATYKAMKEVSGPIIAIALVLVAVFVPLAFITGLSGQFYRQFALTIAISTVISAINSLTLSPALAALLLKDHHAKKDWLTRFMDAILGWFFRGFNRAFGAASNGYGRTVGGLLSRKSLVMIIYFALVAMTYSMFNAVPGGFVPAQDKQYLIGFAQLPDGATLDRTEEVIKRMSDIALEQPGVEHAIAFPGLSINGFTIGSNAGIVFAVLDDFENRKTPELSGGAIAMQLNQKFGAIQDAYIAMFPPPPVNGLGTTGGFKLQIEDRAGLGNQALDEAAKAVIAKAYQTPELAGIFSSFQINVPQLYADLDRAKAEQLGVSVTDVFETLQVYLGSLYVNDFNAFGRTYSVRVQADAQFRAKPEDIGQLKVRSQSGQMIPLSALLKVDAQTGPERTTRYNGFLSADINGGPAPGFSSGQAEAAITKILDETLPSGIEFEWTDLTYQQILAGNSSIVVFPLALLLVYLVLAAQYESLTLPIAIIMIVPMGVLAALTGVWLTGGDNNIFTQIGLVVLVGLSAKNAILIVEFARELEFQGRTPFQAAVEASRLRLRPILMTSMAFIMGVVPLVVSTGAGAEMRSAMGIAVFSGMIGVTFFGIFMTPVFYMLARLLTGSRPLRQHGTEEAAPALSPAE, from the coding sequence ATGAATATTTCCAGGTTTTTCATCGACAGACCGGTCTTTGCGGCCGTGCTGTCGATCCTCATCGTGGTCGCAGGCCTGATCGGCATGCGGTCGCTGCCGATTTCCGAATATCCCAATGTGGTCCCGCCTTCGATCGTCGTGCGTGCCGTCTATCCTGGCGCCAACCCGACGGTCATCGCCGAGACCGTCGCAACACCGCTCGAAGAGCAGGTGAACGGCGTCGAGGACATGCTCTACATGTCGAGCCAGGCGACGTCCGACGGCGTGCTGACCTTGACTGTGACGTTCAAGCTGGGCACCGACCCGGACAAGGCGCAGCAGCTGGTGCAGAACCGCGTCAGCCAGGCGGAACCGCGCCTGCCGGCGGAAGTGCGTGCGCTTGGGGTTACGACCGTCAAGAGCTCGCCCGACTTCATCATGGTCGTCAATCTCGTCTCCGACACCGATCGTTACGACATCACCTACCTGCGCAACTATGCGACGCTGAACGTCAAGGATCGGCTCACCCGCATCCAGGGCGTCGGACAGGTTCAGGTCTTCGGCGCCGGCGACTATTCCATGCGCGTCTGGATCGATCCGCAGAAGGCGGCCGAACACTCGCTCGCCGCAAGCGACATCTCGAATGCGATCCGTAGCCAAAACGTCCAGGCTGCCGCCGGCATCATCGGCGCATCGCCGAGCCGGCCCGGCGTCGACCTGCAGCTCAACGTGAATGCCCAGGGGCGCCTGCGCACCCCGGAGGAGTTCGGCAACATCATCGTCAAGAGCGGCGAAAACGGCGAGATCACGCGGTTGCGCGACGTCGCCCGTATCGAGCTCGGCGCGGCGGACTATACCCTGCGCTCGCTGCTTGATGGCCAGCCGGCCGTCGCCGTTGCCGTCCTTCAAGCACCCGGTTCCAACGCGATCGAAATCGCCGATAACGTCCGTGCGACGATGGACGAACTTCAGAAAGTGATGCCGGAAGGCGTCAAATACGAGATTGTCTACGATACGACCAAGTTCGTGCGCGCCTCGATCGAGAAGGTCATCGAGACCTTGCTTGAAGCGATCGCGCTCGTCGTGATCGTTGTCATTCTGTTCCTGCAGACCTGGCGGGCGTCGATCATTCCGCTGATTGCCGTGCCGGTCTCGATCATAGGCACGTTTGCGGTCATGTACGCCTTCGGCTTCTCGATCAACGCGCTGACGCTGTTCGGGTTGGTTCTGGCGATTGGTATCGTCGTCGACGACGCAATCGTGGTGGTCGAAAATGTCGAACGCAATATCGAGAACGGCCTCAGTCCGCGTGATGCGACCTACAAGGCCATGAAGGAAGTCTCCGGCCCGATCATCGCAATCGCGCTCGTGCTGGTCGCGGTCTTCGTGCCGCTCGCCTTCATCACCGGCCTCTCCGGTCAGTTCTACCGGCAGTTCGCGCTGACGATCGCCATTTCGACTGTCATCTCGGCGATCAACTCGCTCACCCTGTCGCCGGCGCTGGCAGCCCTTCTGCTGAAGGACCATCACGCCAAGAAGGACTGGCTGACGCGGTTCATGGACGCGATCCTGGGCTGGTTCTTCCGCGGCTTCAACCGTGCCTTCGGGGCCGCCTCGAATGGGTACGGACGCACGGTCGGCGGGCTGCTTTCCCGCAAGAGCCTGGTGATGATCATCTACTTCGCGCTTGTGGCGATGACCTACAGCATGTTCAACGCGGTGCCGGGCGGCTTCGTGCCGGCGCAGGACAAGCAGTACCTGATCGGTTTCGCTCAGCTTCCGGACGGCGCAACCCTCGACCGCACGGAAGAGGTGATCAAGCGGATGAGCGACATCGCCCTGGAACAGCCGGGTGTCGAGCACGCCATCGCGTTCCCGGGCCTGTCGATCAACGGTTTCACGATCGGCTCGAATGCCGGCATCGTCTTCGCAGTTCTCGACGACTTCGAAAACCGCAAGACACCGGAGCTTTCGGGCGGTGCGATTGCCATGCAGCTGAACCAGAAGTTCGGCGCCATCCAGGACGCCTATATCGCCATGTTCCCGCCGCCGCCGGTCAACGGCCTCGGAACGACGGGCGGGTTCAAGCTGCAGATCGAGGATCGTGCCGGCCTGGGCAACCAGGCACTGGACGAGGCGGCCAAGGCAGTCATCGCCAAGGCCTACCAGACGCCGGAACTCGCCGGCATCTTCTCGAGCTTCCAGATCAACGTGCCACAGCTCTATGCCGACCTCGATCGCGCCAAGGCAGAACAGCTCGGCGTCTCGGTGACCGATGTCTTCGAAACGCTGCAGGTGTATCTGGGTTCGCTCTATGTCAACGACTTCAACGCGTTTGGCCGCACCTACAGCGTCCGGGTGCAGGCGGATGCGCAATTCCGCGCCAAGCCGGAAGATATCGGCCAGTTGAAGGTCCGTTCGCAGTCCGGCCAGATGATACCGCTTTCGGCTCTCCTGAAGGTGGATGCCCAGACCGGTCCGGAACGCACGACGCGTTACAACGGCTTCCTGTCCGCCGATATCAATGGCGGTCCGGCACCGGGATTCTCGTCCGGCCAGGCAGAGGCTGCGATTACGAAGATCCTCGACGAGACGCTGCCTTCCGGCATCGAGTTCGAATGGACGGACCTGACCTACCAGCAGATCCTCGCCGGCAATTCCAGCATCGTGGTCTTTCCGCTGGCGCTGCTGCTCGTCTATCTCGTGCTCGCTGCCCAGTATGAAAGTCTGACGCTGCCGATTGCGATCATCATGATCGTGCCGATGGGTGTGCTTGCCGCCTTGACCGGGGTCTGGCTCACCGGTGGAGACAACAACATCTTCACCCAGATCGGGCTCGTGGTCCTTGTGGGTCTCTCGGCGAAGAACGCGATCCTGATCGTGGAATTCGCCCGGGAACTGGAGTTCCAGGGAAGGACGCCGTTCCAGGCGGCGGTCGAGGCAAGCCGGCTGCGCCTGCGTCCGATCCTGATGACGTCGATGGCCTTCATCATGGGTGTCGTGCCGCTGGTCGTCTCGACCGGTGCGGGTGCGGAAATGCGCTCCGCCATGGGTATCGCGGTGTTCTCCGGCATGATCGGAGTGACGTTCTTCGGTATCTTCATGACACCGGTCTTCTACATGCTGGCACGTTTGCTCACCGGCAGCCGCCCTCTGCGGCAGCACGGTACGGAGGAGGCGGCTCCCGCTCTCTCTCCAGCGGAGTAA
- a CDS encoding YqaA family protein, translated as MFDFAAYAGLFSAAFIAATIFPMQSEAILVGLILADRYSLIALLLVASVGNTAGAAVNWLLGRGVERFRDSRWFPVSEDKLDKAQAWYRKYGKWSLLLSWLPIGGDAITVAAGVLKEPLPTFLILVFIGKALRYVVLAVATLSLI; from the coding sequence ATGTTCGATTTCGCCGCCTATGCAGGACTGTTCTCCGCCGCCTTCATCGCCGCCACGATCTTTCCGATGCAGTCGGAAGCGATCCTGGTCGGGCTTATCCTGGCCGACCGGTATTCGCTCATCGCCCTGCTGCTGGTTGCTTCGGTCGGCAACACGGCGGGCGCTGCGGTCAACTGGCTGCTCGGGCGCGGTGTCGAGCGATTTCGCGACAGCCGCTGGTTTCCGGTCAGCGAGGACAAGCTGGACAAGGCTCAGGCCTGGTATCGAAAATACGGGAAATGGTCGCTGTTGCTGAGCTGGCTGCCGATCGGCGGTGACGCCATCACGGTCGCGGCCGGCGTGCTCAAGGAACCGCTGCCGACCTTCCTGATCCTGGTGTTCATCGGCAAGGCGCTACGCTACGTGGTGCTTGCGGTGGCTACGCTCAGCCTGATCTGA
- a CDS encoding HAD family hydrolase: MPLPAADLSLPEKTYAAFLFDMDGTILNSIASAERVWGRWAAKMGFDVEAFLPTMHGKRGIDTISALNLPGVDPAAEAEGILRGEIEDVEGVVSIPGAVEFLSALPPERWAIVTSSPIELAKVRLAAAGIPQPRYMVTAEDVTVGKPNPQGYILGAERLGVSPSDVLVFEDVPAGIQAGEAAGADVMVITATHSHPIETGHSKIPGYLDVVPHIGADGRLSIRRKD; the protein is encoded by the coding sequence GTGCCTCTTCCCGCCGCCGACCTCTCCCTTCCCGAAAAAACCTATGCTGCTTTCCTGTTCGACATGGACGGCACGATCCTGAATTCGATCGCATCCGCCGAACGCGTCTGGGGACGCTGGGCGGCGAAGATGGGTTTCGACGTGGAAGCATTCCTGCCGACCATGCATGGCAAGCGCGGGATCGACACGATCAGCGCACTGAACCTGCCGGGCGTCGATCCGGCCGCTGAAGCCGAGGGCATCCTGCGCGGCGAGATCGAGGATGTCGAAGGGGTCGTGTCTATCCCCGGCGCAGTGGAATTCCTCTCCGCGCTGCCGCCTGAACGCTGGGCGATCGTCACGTCGTCGCCGATCGAGCTCGCTAAGGTCCGGCTTGCCGCTGCCGGTATTCCGCAGCCGCGCTACATGGTGACCGCTGAAGACGTCACCGTCGGCAAGCCCAATCCGCAAGGTTACATCCTGGGTGCGGAACGGCTCGGCGTCAGCCCGTCGGACGTGCTGGTATTCGAGGACGTGCCTGCCGGCATCCAGGCGGGCGAGGCGGCAGGGGCCGACGTCATGGTCATCACCGCCACCCATTCCCATCCGATCGAAACCGGGCATTCGAAAATACCCGGCTATCTCGATGTGGTGCCGCATATCGGCGCGGACGGACGGCTTTCGATTCGCCGCAAGGACTGA